A window of Brachybacterium fresconis contains these coding sequences:
- a CDS encoding TetR/AcrR family transcriptional regulator, whose amino-acid sequence MAPRSETSDDDAPIGRRGSYSKGVARRQEILDRAAEVFRERGPEGTSLRRVAEEIGVSHGALLHYFSSREQLLLALYEHTEMHRNELRDSEESSGRGAVENLVDAASVNVTLPGYVQLYSTLVANALEEERTETRDYFVRRFERVREQTAERLRRQQEAGEVRRGLDADKLAALLVAASDGLQTQWLLEETVDLEGSLELFEELLRP is encoded by the coding sequence ATGGCCCCACGCAGCGAGACCTCGGACGACGACGCCCCGATCGGCCGGCGCGGTTCCTACTCCAAGGGCGTCGCCCGGCGCCAGGAGATCCTCGACCGTGCCGCGGAGGTGTTCCGCGAGCGCGGCCCGGAGGGGACCTCCCTGCGCCGCGTCGCCGAGGAGATCGGCGTCTCCCACGGCGCGCTCCTGCACTACTTCAGCTCGCGCGAGCAGCTGCTGCTGGCGCTCTACGAGCACACCGAGATGCATCGCAATGAGCTGCGCGACAGCGAGGAGTCGAGCGGTCGGGGAGCTGTGGAGAACCTGGTCGACGCGGCGAGCGTCAACGTGACTCTGCCCGGCTACGTCCAGCTCTACTCGACCCTCGTCGCCAATGCGCTCGAGGAGGAGCGGACGGAGACCCGCGACTACTTCGTCCGACGCTTCGAGCGCGTGCGGGAGCAGACCGCCGAGCGGCTGCGCCGTCAGCAGGAGGCGGGGGAGGTGCGCCGCGGCCTCGACGCGGACAAGCTCGCCGCCCTGCTGGTCGCCGCCTCCGACGGCCTGCAGACCCAGTGGCTGCTCGAGGAGACGGTGGATCTGGAGGGGAGCCTGGAGCTGTTCGAGGAGCTGCTGCGGCCGTAG
- a CDS encoding CvpA family protein codes for MPAQHDPDVRKRCTMDWIVDIVIVLVLLGTTASGLRSGFAATLGSLLGLAAGAVAAVWALPWVSDAVDAPWRTLAMLGSLLALLIIGSGIGGWIGNLVRRGADRLHLGIIDRLFGGALGLVIGLVIVYLAGAVLTGVEIPSLSSAVDSSHLLQFVDRTTPALLDGFLARLR; via the coding sequence ATGCCCGCACAGCATGACCCGGACGTGCGGAAGAGGTGCACCATGGACTGGATCGTCGACATCGTGATCGTGCTGGTCCTGCTCGGCACCACGGCCTCGGGCCTGCGATCGGGGTTCGCCGCGACCCTGGGGTCGCTGCTGGGCCTCGCCGCGGGAGCCGTCGCCGCCGTCTGGGCGCTGCCGTGGGTCTCCGACGCGGTCGATGCGCCCTGGCGCACTCTCGCCATGCTCGGCTCGCTGCTGGCGCTGCTGATCATCGGCAGCGGGATCGGCGGCTGGATCGGGAACCTGGTGCGTCGCGGCGCCGACCGCCTGCACCTGGGAATCATCGACCGCCTCTTCGGCGGCGCGCTCGGGCTCGTGATCGGCCTGGTCATCGTCTACCTGGCCGGAGCCGTCCTCACCGGGGTCGAGATCCCCTCGCTCTCCTCCGCCGTGGACTCCTCGCACCTGCTGCAATTCGTCGACCGGACGACGCCTGCGCTGCTGGACGGCTTCCTGGCGCGATTGCGCTGA
- a CDS encoding PhoX family protein: MPIDLPLLMTGRTRGKRSAVTCALKCGNQCAHAACNTSGNAYFGDIASAALSRRALFGAAGAGAVVVAYASLTDSPALAEARPPADEYAPSGTPLVFAPIAPVDAEADEMSVPGGYTWSPIIRYGDPLFEDSTPFDPENTTAEALATQFGYNNDYTEILEVPGCDGRRAVMFNNHEYDNVALMVPPSTGERQSIEIQMAAHGLSAVDLERTKRGRPWTYVVGGERNRRFTFDTDFELVGPAAGAELLQTAADPSGITVKGTINNCAGRRTPWGTVLSGEENFHGYFAGGAQTEAQRRYGVGDGIRKWETVDPRFSTANVGFVNESNRYGWIVEVDPFDPDSTPRKHTAMGRFKHEGASTIIGEDGRAVAYMGDDQAFEYVYKFVSRDTYVDGDRAHNMALLNNGSLYVARFTGDSELVDAHGTLPEDGEFDGTGEWIQLTDGESSLVDGFTLEEALVNTRLAADAVGATKMDRPEDVEFSPITGKIYASLTKNGDREESGELGVDEVNPRAANRDGHVLEIIEAEGQAGATFTWNLLLVAGDPANEDYEVYFGGYPIDKVSPISCPDNLAFDSVGNLWVSTDGAPDGIGYNDGLFRVTLEGQDRGYTEQFLSVPRDAEVCGPNVYDEDGLVVVAVQHPGEDGEWGAQRSQFPYQEFSELLPRPAVVQTYRTGRGDDTPPRGPGHNNGRGGGTGAPGNGKGRGADNRGPGNNSGRGN; encoded by the coding sequence ATGCCGATCGACCTCCCCCTGCTGATGACGGGGCGCACGCGCGGCAAGCGCTCAGCGGTCACCTGCGCGCTCAAGTGCGGGAACCAGTGCGCCCACGCCGCGTGCAACACCAGCGGGAACGCGTACTTCGGCGACATCGCGAGCGCCGCCCTCTCCCGCCGTGCGCTCTTCGGCGCCGCTGGTGCCGGAGCCGTGGTCGTCGCCTACGCGAGCCTGACGGACTCGCCCGCCCTCGCCGAGGCCCGGCCGCCGGCCGACGAGTACGCCCCTTCCGGCACGCCGCTGGTCTTCGCGCCGATCGCCCCGGTCGACGCGGAGGCGGACGAGATGAGCGTTCCGGGCGGCTACACCTGGTCGCCGATCATCCGCTACGGCGATCCGCTGTTCGAGGACTCGACCCCGTTCGACCCGGAGAACACCACGGCAGAGGCCCTCGCCACCCAGTTCGGCTACAACAACGACTACACCGAGATCCTCGAGGTCCCCGGCTGCGACGGCCGCCGTGCCGTCATGTTCAACAATCACGAGTACGACAACGTCGCCCTCATGGTCCCGCCGTCCACGGGCGAGAGGCAGAGCATCGAGATCCAGATGGCGGCGCACGGGCTCTCCGCGGTCGACCTCGAGCGGACGAAGCGCGGGCGTCCCTGGACCTACGTGGTCGGCGGGGAGCGCAACCGTCGTTTCACCTTCGACACCGACTTCGAGCTGGTCGGCCCGGCCGCCGGGGCGGAGCTGCTGCAGACCGCCGCCGACCCCTCCGGCATCACCGTGAAGGGCACGATCAACAACTGCGCCGGTCGCCGTACCCCGTGGGGCACCGTGCTCTCCGGCGAAGAGAACTTCCACGGCTATTTCGCCGGAGGCGCGCAGACCGAGGCGCAGCGGCGGTACGGCGTCGGCGACGGCATCCGGAAATGGGAGACCGTCGATCCCCGATTCTCGACGGCGAACGTCGGGTTCGTGAACGAGTCCAACCGCTACGGCTGGATCGTGGAGGTCGACCCCTTCGATCCGGACTCGACCCCGAGGAAGCACACGGCCATGGGGCGGTTCAAGCACGAGGGCGCCTCGACGATCATCGGCGAGGACGGTCGCGCCGTCGCCTACATGGGCGACGATCAGGCCTTCGAGTACGTCTACAAGTTCGTCTCCCGCGACACCTACGTCGATGGCGACAGGGCCCACAACATGGCGCTGCTGAACAACGGCAGCCTCTACGTCGCACGGTTCACCGGCGACTCCGAGCTCGTCGACGCGCACGGGACCCTGCCCGAGGACGGCGAGTTCGACGGCACCGGTGAGTGGATCCAGCTGACAGACGGGGAGAGCTCGCTGGTCGACGGCTTCACGCTCGAGGAGGCCCTGGTCAACACCCGTCTCGCGGCCGATGCGGTCGGTGCGACGAAGATGGACCGTCCGGAGGACGTCGAGTTCAGCCCGATCACCGGCAAGATCTACGCCTCGCTGACCAAGAACGGGGACCGCGAGGAGTCCGGCGAGCTCGGGGTCGACGAGGTCAACCCCCGCGCCGCGAACCGCGACGGTCATGTCCTGGAGATCATCGAGGCCGAGGGCCAGGCCGGCGCGACGTTCACCTGGAATCTCCTGCTCGTGGCGGGCGACCCGGCGAACGAGGACTACGAGGTCTACTTCGGCGGCTACCCGATCGACAAGGTCTCGCCGATCTCCTGCCCCGACAACCTGGCCTTCGACTCGGTGGGCAACCTCTGGGTCTCCACTGATGGTGCCCCCGACGGCATCGGCTACAACGACGGGCTCTTCCGGGTCACGCTGGAGGGGCAGGATCGCGGCTACACCGAGCAGTTCCTCTCCGTCCCGCGCGACGCCGAGGTCTGCGGCCCGAACGTCTACGACGAGGACGGTCTGGTCGTCGTCGCCGTCCAGCACCCGGGCGAGGACGGCGAGTGGGGCGCGCAGCGCTCGCAGTTCCCCTATCAGGAGTTCTCCGAGCTGCTGCCGCGCCCGGCGGTGGTCCAGACGTACCGGACGGGCCGCGGGGATGACACCCCGCCGCGCGGGCCGGGCCACAACAACGGCCGCGGCGGCGGGACCGGCGCACCGGGCAACGGCAAGGGCCGGGGCGCGGACAATCGCGGGCCAGGCAACAACAGCGGCCGGGGCAACTGA
- a CDS encoding mandelate racemase/muconate lactonizing enzyme family protein, whose translation MKIVDLEVSVVNLPMRKGFTSSFETKQGETRTIVRMTTDDGLVGWGETMWGAPVARLVRQLADDVIGTDPRALEAFHARHRMLPFFHGYLGYAALAAIDVACWDLLGKAAGMGVVDLLGGRVREQIPLTALITRSDGDERDYPGSLADATEQVVDEHGFTAVKLKGSTDARSDVAIMQALRERLPQVELRVDPNAAWSVPESIRAGHALEPLGLEYLEDPCQGLEQMARVAEAVRIPLCTNMCVVRWEDLAPAVRLNAVQVIHGDVYKWGGIAITKHLAAHCDAFGLGMNLHSGGELGIATAAHLAIVASTPVLSSAIDSMYYLHDDDIIDPLSFEGGCLRVPDGVGLGVEVDEDKLAHYRALNAREGDYTG comes from the coding sequence ATGAAGATCGTCGACCTCGAGGTCAGCGTGGTGAACCTGCCGATGCGCAAGGGATTCACCTCGTCGTTCGAGACCAAACAGGGAGAGACCCGCACCATCGTGCGGATGACCACCGACGACGGCCTGGTGGGCTGGGGCGAGACGATGTGGGGCGCTCCCGTGGCGCGTCTGGTGCGCCAGCTGGCCGACGACGTGATCGGCACCGACCCCCGTGCCCTGGAAGCCTTCCACGCCCGCCACCGCATGCTGCCCTTCTTCCACGGGTACCTGGGTTATGCGGCCCTCGCCGCGATCGACGTGGCGTGCTGGGACCTGCTTGGCAAGGCCGCGGGGATGGGCGTGGTGGACCTGCTCGGCGGGCGGGTGCGCGAACAGATCCCGCTGACCGCGCTGATCACCCGTTCCGACGGCGACGAGCGCGACTACCCCGGCTCCCTCGCCGACGCCACCGAGCAGGTCGTCGACGAGCACGGCTTCACCGCCGTGAAGCTCAAGGGCAGCACCGATGCCCGGTCCGATGTCGCGATCATGCAGGCCCTGCGCGAGCGGCTTCCTCAGGTGGAGCTGCGCGTGGACCCCAACGCCGCCTGGAGCGTGCCCGAGTCGATCCGCGCCGGGCATGCTCTGGAGCCGCTGGGGCTGGAGTACCTCGAGGACCCCTGCCAGGGACTCGAGCAGATGGCGCGGGTCGCCGAGGCGGTGCGGATCCCGTTGTGCACCAACATGTGCGTGGTGCGCTGGGAGGATCTCGCCCCTGCCGTGCGTCTGAACGCGGTGCAGGTCATCCACGGGGACGTCTACAAGTGGGGCGGGATCGCGATCACCAAGCACCTGGCCGCCCACTGCGACGCCTTCGGACTGGGCATGAACCTGCACAGCGGCGGCGAGCTCGGCATCGCCACCGCCGCCCACCTCGCGATCGTGGCCAGCACCCCTGTGCTCTCCAGCGCGATCGACTCCATGTATTACCTGCACGACGACGACATCATCGACCCCCTGTCCTTCGAGGGCGGCTGCCTCCGCGTACCCGACGGGGTGGGGCTCGGGGTCGAGGTCGACGAGGACAAGCTCGCCCACTACAGGGCGCTGAACGCGCGCGAGGGGGATTACACGGGGTGA
- a CDS encoding creatininase family protein, with protein MTRLTSLRRQDVAELAPRSVAVLPIGSLEQHGEHLPLGTDSLLVEAVVDRALGEREDAVLCPTLPYGFSGHHQFAVALSLPPRTLLDVLSALLDSLVAAGFRRILVVNGHGGNIEMMSQAVKLAALEHPILAACCSYWQLVTNTSGGPGHAGRFETDLMSAAHPALVGPDGHGPTELPLFDQELVPGLHLERHGEWPRTGGVTDPPGDGDPTRGEATLTEAAAALEACLDALLTSALPPEADTSERAAGTPEDTAGARSGAAPPDRTFGNPQRAAGTPDEGETA; from the coding sequence ATGACTCGACTGACCTCACTGCGACGACAGGACGTCGCCGAGCTCGCCCCCCGCAGCGTCGCCGTGCTGCCGATCGGCTCCCTCGAGCAGCACGGCGAGCACCTGCCGCTGGGCACCGACTCCCTGCTCGTGGAGGCCGTGGTCGACCGAGCCCTCGGTGAGCGCGAGGACGCGGTGCTGTGCCCCACGCTGCCCTACGGCTTCAGCGGGCACCACCAGTTCGCCGTCGCCCTCAGCCTGCCACCACGGACCTTGCTTGACGTGCTCTCCGCGCTGCTGGACTCCCTGGTGGCCGCAGGGTTCCGACGGATCCTCGTGGTCAACGGCCACGGCGGGAACATCGAGATGATGAGCCAGGCCGTGAAGCTCGCCGCGCTCGAGCACCCGATCCTCGCCGCCTGCTGCAGCTACTGGCAGCTGGTCACGAACACTTCCGGCGGTCCGGGCCATGCGGGGCGCTTCGAGACCGATCTGATGAGCGCGGCCCACCCCGCCCTGGTCGGCCCGGACGGCCACGGCCCGACCGAGCTGCCGCTGTTCGACCAGGAGCTGGTGCCCGGCCTCCACCTCGAACGCCACGGCGAATGGCCGCGCACCGGCGGGGTCACCGACCCTCCCGGTGACGGAGACCCCACTCGCGGAGAGGCCACGCTCACCGAGGCGGCGGCCGCGCTGGAGGCCTGCCTCGACGCACTGCTCACCTCCGCCCTGCCTCCGGAGGCGGACACTTCCGAGCGCGCAGCAGGCACCCCCGAGGACACAGCAGGCGCCCGCTCAGGCGCCGCACCTCCTGATCGCACTTTCGGCAACCCCCAGCGCGCAGCAGGCACCCCCGACGAAGGAGAGACCGCATGA